One Verrucomicrobiaceae bacterium genomic window carries:
- a CDS encoding NfeD family protein — protein sequence MLVSILTLALFGILLLLLETFLPGMIAGIIGTLSLITAVWLTLTADDLHDWSGAQRTAMAVGIILFATIVMLLWLKWFAVKFFRRSFTLETAIGSSAEPKLAATPGTKGIAITELRPLGRAEIGGQRYEVRCQTGHAPAGTAIEVIAQDFGSLVVRPI from the coding sequence ATGCTTGTCAGTATCCTCACCCTCGCACTGTTCGGCATCCTGCTGCTCCTCTTGGAGACATTCTTACCGGGCATGATCGCAGGCATCATCGGTACACTCAGCCTCATTACGGCAGTCTGGCTCACCCTCACCGCAGACGACCTGCATGACTGGAGCGGAGCCCAGCGGACAGCCATGGCCGTAGGCATCATCCTCTTCGCCACCATCGTCATGCTGTTGTGGCTGAAATGGTTCGCAGTGAAGTTTTTCCGGCGCAGCTTCACCCTCGAAACCGCCATCGGCAGCAGCGCAGAGCCAAAACTAGCCGCCACACCAGGCACCAAAGGCATCGCTATCACCGAGCTACGCCCACTCGGCCGCGCAGAGATCGGCGGCCAGCGCTACGAAGTGCGTTGCCAGACAGGACATGCACCAGCCGGCACCGCCATCGAAGTCATCGCACAAGACTTCGGTTCCTTGGTCGTCCGTCCGATTTAA
- the floA gene encoding flotillin-like protein FloA (flotillin-like protein involved in membrane lipid rafts), with protein MSTFEILLTGIAVIVGLILLLLGTKFFNLWLRAWIANAPVSFTTLLAMWLRGVPNALIVDTRITAAKAGIPINTDQLEAHFLAGGEVTHVVLALIAADKAGIPLDYNRACAIDLACKGTGKTVLEAVRTSINPKVIDCPHPDMGRGGKIDAVAKDGISLRVRARVTVRTNLDRFVGGATEETVVARVGEGIVTCIGSSASYKDVLENPDSISKLVLHKGVDAGTAFEILSIDIADIDVGENVGAKLQTEQAEADKKIAQANAEMRRAAAVALEQEMSARTQEMRARVVESEAQVPMAIAEAFRNGQLGIMDYTKYKNMLADTDMRTKIASDAPTAK; from the coding sequence ATGAGCACCTTTGAAATCCTCCTCACCGGCATCGCCGTCATCGTCGGGCTAATCCTGCTTCTCCTCGGCACGAAATTTTTCAATCTCTGGCTCCGTGCGTGGATCGCCAATGCCCCCGTCAGCTTCACCACCCTACTCGCCATGTGGCTACGCGGCGTGCCAAACGCACTCATCGTCGATACCCGTATCACCGCCGCCAAAGCAGGCATCCCCATCAATACCGATCAGCTCGAAGCACACTTCCTCGCCGGTGGCGAAGTCACCCACGTCGTCCTCGCCCTCATCGCTGCGGATAAAGCCGGCATCCCGCTCGACTACAATCGCGCCTGCGCCATCGACCTCGCTTGTAAAGGCACCGGAAAAACCGTCCTCGAAGCCGTACGCACCAGCATCAACCCCAAAGTCATCGACTGCCCACACCCCGACATGGGACGCGGCGGCAAAATCGACGCCGTGGCCAAAGATGGCATCTCCCTCCGCGTCCGCGCACGCGTCACCGTCCGCACCAATCTCGACCGCTTCGTCGGCGGTGCCACCGAGGAAACCGTCGTCGCCCGCGTCGGCGAAGGCATCGTCACCTGCATCGGCTCCTCCGCTTCCTACAAAGACGTACTGGAGAATCCCGACAGCATCTCCAAGCTCGTCCTCCACAAAGGCGTCGATGCCGGTACCGCCTTTGAAATCCTCTCCATCGACATCGCCGACATCGACGTCGGAGAAAACGTCGGTGCCAAGCTCCAAACCGAACAGGCAGAAGCCGATAAAAAGATCGCCCAAGCCAATGCCGAAATGCGCCGCGCCGCAGCCGTCGCCCTGGAGCAAGAAATGTCCGCCCGCACCCAGGAAATGCGTGCCCGCGTCGTCGAATCCGAGGCCCAAGTCCCCATGGCCATCGCAGAAGCCTTCCGCAACGGCCAACTCGGCATCATGGACTACACCAAATACAAAAACATGCTCGCCGACACCGACATGCGCACCAAAATCGCCTCCGACGCCCCCACCGCGAAATAA
- a CDS encoding NAD(P)H-hydrate dehydratase — translation MILTCQQMQQCEETAFARGISAATLMEEAGQGIARVVQQFFPAPGTLILYLGKGNNAGDALVAARELVQKGWRVLARLTAPPAEMKELPRGHFGPWLTQIDDARAAAASSRRPLVLLDGLLGIGSSGEMRPELVPLATEMHELRQRHKATIIAMDLPSGLGGKKAVEADITACIAHIKDTLLEDGAERNVGRIALVPLPALAEAQGDAGAAILTPHTVRTWLPHRHNDWHKGDAGRVLILAGSRGLLGAAELACRGALHAGAGLTTLLVKEDVYDLLAARVPPEVMVKCVDDYREALDLKADALAIGPGLGFEHEKEILEVLRQVKAPCVLDADAITMLSRHPDTLDAMHGLPRLLTPHPGEMTRILDSFPGWHGMDRRTLAERFVKAAPGRSLLLKGARTIIATAGEVTLYNTTGHSGMASGGMGDVLTGVCATFAAQRVPLHRAAALGAWLCGHAAERAGHHPITASELAAHLSAAMRVEAEF, via the coding sequence ATGATCCTCACCTGCCAGCAAATGCAGCAGTGCGAAGAAACAGCCTTCGCACGCGGCATCTCCGCTGCCACACTCATGGAAGAGGCGGGCCAAGGCATCGCACGGGTCGTGCAGCAGTTTTTTCCTGCTCCAGGCACACTCATACTCTACCTCGGAAAAGGAAACAACGCCGGTGATGCTCTCGTCGCAGCCCGTGAGCTGGTACAAAAAGGCTGGCGTGTCCTCGCACGGCTCACTGCACCTCCAGCGGAGATGAAAGAGCTCCCACGCGGCCATTTCGGCCCCTGGCTCACACAGATCGACGATGCACGGGCCGCTGCCGCATCCTCACGCCGCCCACTCGTGCTGCTCGATGGCTTACTCGGCATCGGCTCCAGCGGCGAAATGCGGCCAGAACTCGTCCCCCTGGCCACAGAGATGCATGAGCTGCGTCAGCGCCACAAAGCCACCATCATCGCCATGGACCTACCGAGTGGTCTTGGTGGCAAAAAAGCCGTGGAGGCCGACATCACCGCCTGCATCGCTCATATCAAAGACACCCTGCTCGAAGACGGTGCCGAGCGAAACGTCGGCCGCATCGCTCTCGTGCCACTCCCCGCTCTGGCAGAGGCGCAGGGAGATGCAGGTGCCGCCATCCTCACACCACACACCGTCCGCACCTGGCTGCCCCACCGGCACAATGACTGGCATAAAGGCGATGCAGGCCGCGTGCTCATCCTGGCAGGCTCACGCGGCCTCCTCGGCGCAGCAGAGCTAGCCTGCCGCGGAGCCCTGCACGCAGGAGCCGGCCTGACCACACTCCTGGTCAAAGAAGACGTCTATGACCTACTCGCCGCCCGCGTGCCGCCCGAGGTGATGGTGAAATGCGTCGATGACTACCGCGAAGCACTCGATCTGAAGGCCGATGCACTCGCCATCGGTCCTGGGCTGGGTTTTGAGCATGAAAAAGAGATCCTCGAAGTGTTACGACAGGTGAAAGCGCCCTGCGTCCTCGATGCTGACGCCATCACCATGCTCTCACGCCATCCCGATACGCTCGATGCAATGCACGGCCTACCGCGCCTGCTCACCCCGCACCCTGGTGAAATGACACGCATCCTCGACAGCTTCCCCGGCTGGCACGGCATGGATCGGCGCACACTCGCAGAGCGCTTTGTGAAAGCAGCGCCGGGCCGCAGCCTCTTGCTCAAAGGAGCCCGCACCATCATCGCCACCGCAGGCGAGGTCACACTCTACAACACCACCGGCCACTCCGGCATGGCCAGTGGCGGCATGGGAGATGTACTCACCGGAGTCTGTGCCACCTTCGCCGCACAGCGGGTGCCGCTTCACCGCGCCGCCGCACTCGGAGCCTGGCTCTGTGGCCACGCCGCCGAGCGAGCAGGCCACCACCCCATCACCGCTAGCGAGCTAGCCGCCCACCTCAGCGCCGCCATGCGTGTCGAGGCTGAGTTTTAG
- a CDS encoding divalent-cation tolerance protein CutA — protein MNEVLVLFSTFPDMEKARYAATALVEAQLAACVNLLPAVESIYRWQGKTESAQEVLAIIKTSATALPRCEARLRELHPYEVPEIIALRPEHIAPSYEHWVLEETRP, from the coding sequence ATGAACGAAGTACTCGTCCTCTTCAGCACCTTCCCCGACATGGAGAAGGCCCGCTATGCTGCCACGGCCCTGGTGGAAGCTCAACTAGCCGCCTGCGTGAATCTGCTCCCCGCCGTGGAGTCCATCTACCGCTGGCAGGGGAAGACCGAGTCTGCCCAGGAGGTGCTGGCCATCATCAAGACTAGCGCCACCGCCCTGCCCCGCTGCGAGGCACGGCTACGCGAGCTACACCCCTACGAGGTGCCAGAAATCATCGCTCTGAGGCCGGAACACATCGCCCCTAGCTACGAACACTGGGTGCTGGAGGAAACCCGTCCTTGA